A genomic window from Paenibacillus thermoaerophilus includes:
- a CDS encoding ABC transporter ATP-binding protein — translation MALVSFRDALKKYDSRITVNHLTLDIGQGEIFGLLGPNGAGKSTSIRMAAGLLPLDGGDITLDGRSVRSQPLEVKRRLGLVPQELAIYEQLTAWENVAFFGRLYGLRGKLLKQRVEEALGFVGLADRAGDKPHTFSGGMKRRLNIACAITHRPMLIIMDEPTVGIDPHSRNHILESVRELNRLGSTVIYTTHYMEEVEAICTRIGIIDQGKLIASGTKDQLRRQAGQDIVLSLETDRRDQEAIREIRSHPRIRHVSEGDGGRLDLTVDDSPTVLQDVLFILNKHQVSLKQLTRNEPNLESLFLHLTGRSLRDA, via the coding sequence ATGGCACTCGTATCTTTTCGCGACGCGCTCAAAAAGTACGATTCGCGCATAACGGTCAATCATTTGACGTTGGATATCGGGCAAGGAGAAATCTTCGGCCTGCTCGGCCCGAACGGCGCCGGCAAAAGCACGTCCATCCGCATGGCCGCGGGGCTGCTCCCGCTGGACGGAGGCGATATTACGCTGGACGGCCGCTCGGTCCGCAGCCAGCCTCTCGAAGTCAAACGCCGGCTCGGGCTCGTTCCGCAGGAGCTGGCCATCTACGAGCAATTGACGGCCTGGGAGAACGTCGCCTTTTTCGGCAGGCTGTACGGCCTTCGCGGCAAGCTGCTGAAGCAGAGGGTCGAGGAGGCGCTCGGCTTCGTCGGCCTGGCCGATCGGGCCGGCGACAAGCCCCACACGTTCTCCGGCGGGATGAAGCGCAGACTGAACATCGCCTGCGCGATCACGCACAGACCGATGCTGATTATTATGGACGAGCCGACGGTCGGCATCGACCCGCATTCCCGCAACCATATTCTCGAATCGGTGCGCGAACTGAACCGGCTCGGCTCCACCGTGATTTACACGACGCATTATATGGAAGAAGTCGAAGCGATCTGCACGCGCATCGGCATCATCGACCAGGGCAAGCTGATCGCCAGCGGCACGAAGGATCAGCTTCGCCGTCAGGCCGGGCAGGACATTGTGCTGTCGCTGGAGACGGACCGGCGGGATCAGGAGGCCATCCGGGAGATCAGGAGCCATCCGCGCATCCGGCATGTGAGCGAAGGCGACGGCGGGCGGCTCGACCTGACGGTTGACGACTCGCCGACCGTCCTGCAGGATGTGCTGTTTATCTTGAACAAGCATCAGGTCTCGCTCAAACAATTAACCCGCAACGAACCGAATCTCGAATCGCTGTTCCTGCATCTGACGGGCCGCAGCTTGAGAGACGCGTGA
- a CDS encoding dihydrodipicolinate synthase family protein yields MPAATLSPELKKALHEGLVIPAHPLALDENRKLDERHQRALTRYYIASGAGGIAVGVHSTQFEIRRKDVNLFEPVLRLAAEEVAKANVGRPFILVAGLCGPTEQAVEEARIARGLGYHAGLLSMGGLEGWSEEDILKRAARVAEEIPLIGFYLQPSVGGRTFSFDFWRKFAEIDNLVAIKMAPFNRYQTIDVVRAVCYSSRRDEIALYTGNDDNIINDLLTTYRFNVDGVIVEKPIVGGLLGHWAVWTKKAVELLEEIKAARAKPEISIRWLSRNIEVTDANAAFFDTANAFHGCIPGIHEVLRRQGLLKGTWCINPDETLSPGQAEEIDRIYRDYPHLNDDDFVRAHLAEWLAD; encoded by the coding sequence ATGCCAGCCGCTACCTTGTCTCCGGAACTGAAAAAAGCGCTGCACGAAGGTCTGGTCATTCCCGCGCATCCTCTTGCGCTTGACGAAAACCGCAAACTGGACGAACGGCACCAGCGCGCGCTGACCCGCTACTATATCGCGTCCGGCGCAGGCGGCATCGCCGTCGGCGTGCATTCGACGCAGTTCGAGATCCGCCGCAAGGACGTCAACCTGTTCGAGCCGGTTCTGCGTCTCGCGGCCGAAGAAGTCGCGAAGGCGAACGTCGGCCGACCGTTTATTCTCGTCGCCGGTCTGTGCGGACCCACGGAGCAAGCCGTCGAGGAAGCCCGTATCGCGCGCGGACTCGGCTACCATGCGGGCCTGCTCAGCATGGGCGGTCTGGAGGGCTGGAGCGAGGAGGACATCCTGAAGCGCGCGGCCCGGGTGGCCGAAGAAATTCCGCTGATCGGCTTTTATTTGCAGCCGTCGGTCGGGGGGCGGACGTTCAGCTTCGACTTCTGGCGGAAGTTCGCCGAGATCGACAATCTCGTCGCGATCAAGATGGCGCCGTTCAACCGGTACCAGACGATCGACGTTGTGCGCGCGGTCTGCTACTCCAGCCGCCGCGACGAGATCGCGCTTTATACCGGCAACGACGACAACATCATCAACGATCTGCTGACGACGTACCGGTTCAACGTGGACGGCGTCATCGTCGAGAAGCCGATTGTCGGCGGGCTGCTCGGACATTGGGCGGTCTGGACGAAGAAGGCGGTTGAGCTGCTGGAGGAGATCAAGGCCGCGCGGGCGAAACCGGAAATCTCCATCCGCTGGCTGAGCCGCAACATCGAAGTGACCGACGCCAACGCGGCGTTTTTCGATACGGCCAACGCGTTCCACGGGTGCATCCCGGGTATACATGAGGTGCTCAGACGGCAAGGCCTGCTGAAAGGAACCTGGTGCATCAATCCGGACGAGACGCTTTCGCCGGGCCAAGCGGAGGAGATCGACCGGATCTACCGCGATTACCCGCATCTGAACGACGACGATTTCGTCCGCGCGCACCTGGCGGAATGGCTGGCGGATTAA
- a CDS encoding NAD-dependent epimerase/dehydratase family protein yields MFKNVAELEAKLAEPSDKLIEDLKKIEGDIMLLGVGGKMGPSLARLAGNAIREGGLNKKIYGVSRFSNEETRRELEEAGVRTISCDLLDDEALRSLPNVDNVIYMAGNKFGTTGKEYFTWAMNSYLPGRVSEKYKDSRIVVFSSGNVYPFVPVSSGGVTEAVSPDPIGEYAQSCLGRERVFEYFSHKYNIPMAIYRLNYAVDMRYGVLLEVARAVNEGRPIHLATGHVNVIWQGDANEMAIRCLTVCDTPPQIVNVTGPETISIRWVAQEFARRLGKEPQFVGTESDTALLNNAAKAFKLFGYPRVSLLQLIDWTAEWVAAGNTTWNKPTHFQEREGKF; encoded by the coding sequence ATGTTTAAAAATGTGGCAGAGCTCGAAGCCAAGCTGGCCGAGCCGTCTGACAAGCTGATTGAAGATCTGAAAAAAATCGAGGGGGACATCATGCTCCTCGGCGTCGGGGGCAAGATGGGCCCGAGCCTGGCGCGTCTCGCGGGCAACGCGATCCGCGAAGGCGGATTAAACAAAAAAATTTACGGCGTGTCCCGATTCTCGAACGAGGAAACGCGCCGTGAGCTTGAGGAAGCGGGCGTGCGGACGATCTCCTGCGACCTGCTCGACGACGAGGCGCTGCGCAGCCTGCCGAACGTCGACAATGTCATCTATATGGCCGGCAACAAGTTCGGCACCACGGGCAAGGAGTATTTCACCTGGGCGATGAACTCGTATTTGCCGGGCCGCGTCTCGGAGAAATACAAGGATTCCCGCATTGTCGTTTTCTCCTCGGGCAACGTGTACCCGTTCGTGCCGGTCAGCTCGGGCGGCGTGACCGAGGCGGTCTCTCCGGACCCAATCGGCGAGTACGCGCAGTCCTGCCTGGGCCGCGAGCGCGTCTTCGAATATTTCTCGCACAAATATAACATTCCGATGGCGATCTACCGCCTCAATTACGCGGTCGATATGCGCTACGGGGTGCTGCTGGAGGTTGCCCGCGCCGTCAACGAGGGCCGTCCGATCCATCTCGCCACGGGCCATGTGAACGTCATCTGGCAGGGCGACGCCAACGAGATGGCGATCCGCTGCCTGACCGTGTGCGATACTCCGCCGCAAATCGTCAACGTCACCGGGCCGGAGACGATCTCGATCCGCTGGGTGGCGCAGGAATTCGCCCGCCGGCTGGGCAAGGAACCGCAGTTCGTCGGCACGGAGTCGGATACGGCGCTGCTGAACAACGCCGCCAAAGCCTTCAAGCTGTTCGGCTATCCGCGCGTTTCCTTGCTTCAGTTGATCGACTGGACGGCGGAATGGGTGGCCGCGGGCAACACGACGTGGAACAAACCGACGCATTTCCAAGAACGGGAGGGGAAATTCTAA
- a CDS encoding M20 metallopeptidase family protein — protein MSGSERIRLLEEAAGRADKWIEFRRDLHRYPELSFEEAETAAKVRRELDRLGIPYRSGVGGHGIVAELNGAESGPTIALRADMDALPIQEESGAPFASERPGVMHACGHDAHTAILLGAAELLASRRPARGSIRLLFQSAEEINAGAKAMIAEGALDGVDEIYGLHNLPTLPAGLVATRRGALMGSVDRLELTLTGRGGHGAIPNETIDPIVCASALVMGLQTAVSRELSPFEPAVVTIGSLQAGHANNVIPHRAELTGTVRAFDPAVQAKLPGIIKRLVEGIAYGYRCQADLRYMEQVPVLVNHDAQAAFVEAATDALIGRERRVEAAPTMAGEDFSVYLKHVPGCFFWLGSGPRQGAENAYGLHHPQYTLNEECIPLGAALLASLALDRLNHI, from the coding sequence ATGAGCGGCAGCGAACGGATACGTCTGCTGGAGGAAGCGGCCGGCCGAGCGGACAAATGGATCGAATTCCGCCGCGATCTGCACCGTTATCCCGAGCTCAGCTTCGAGGAGGCGGAGACGGCGGCGAAGGTGCGCCGCGAACTGGACCGGCTCGGGATTCCGTACCGCAGCGGCGTCGGCGGCCACGGCATCGTCGCCGAGTTGAACGGGGCGGAGTCGGGTCCCACAATCGCGCTGCGCGCCGATATGGACGCGCTGCCGATCCAGGAGGAATCCGGAGCGCCGTTCGCCTCCGAGCGGCCGGGCGTCATGCACGCGTGCGGCCATGACGCGCATACGGCCATCCTGCTCGGCGCGGCGGAGCTGCTGGCCTCGCGCCGGCCGGCCCGCGGATCGATTCGGCTGTTGTTCCAGTCCGCCGAGGAGATCAACGCCGGCGCCAAGGCGATGATCGCCGAAGGCGCGCTGGACGGCGTCGACGAGATCTACGGCCTGCACAATTTGCCGACGCTTCCGGCGGGGCTTGTGGCGACGCGCCGCGGCGCGCTGATGGGGTCGGTGGACCGGCTGGAGCTTACGTTGACCGGCCGGGGCGGCCACGGCGCGATTCCAAACGAGACGATCGACCCGATCGTCTGCGCGTCCGCGCTTGTGATGGGTTTGCAGACGGCCGTCAGCCGGGAGCTGTCGCCGTTCGAGCCGGCCGTCGTCACGATCGGCAGCCTGCAGGCGGGCCACGCGAACAACGTGATCCCCCACCGCGCCGAGCTGACCGGGACGGTACGGGCTTTCGATCCGGCCGTACAGGCGAAGCTGCCGGGCATCATCAAGCGGCTGGTCGAAGGCATAGCTTACGGGTACAGGTGCCAGGCCGATCTGCGTTATATGGAGCAGGTTCCCGTGCTGGTGAACCACGACGCTCAAGCCGCGTTTGTCGAGGCGGCGACCGATGCGCTCATCGGAAGGGAGCGGCGGGTCGAGGCGGCCCCGACGATGGCGGGCGAAGACTTCTCGGTTTATCTGAAGCACGTGCCGGGCTGCTTCTTCTGGCTAGGCTCGGGACCGCGCCAAGGCGCGGAGAACGCCTATGGGCTTCACCACCCGCAATACACGCTGAACGAGGAATGCATCCCTCTCGGCGCGGCGCTGCTCGCCAGTCTGGCGCTTGACCGGTTGAATCATATCTAG
- the ilvD gene encoding dihydroxy-acid dehydratase — MAKKMRSDMIKKGFDRAPHRSLLRAAGVKEEDFDKPFIAVCNSYIDIIPGHVHLQEFGRLVKEAIREAGGVPFEFNTIGVDDGIAMGHIGMRYSLPSREIIADSLETVVSAHWFDGMVCIPNCDKITPGMIMGALRVNIPTIFVSGGPMKAGKTSDGRSISLSSVFEGVGAYQSGKIDEKGLAELEQYGCPTCGSCSGMFTANSMNCLAEALGIALPGNGTILAVSPERREFVKRSAKQLMKLIEMDLKPRDIVTAEAIDNAFALDMAMGGSTNTVLHTLAIAHEAGIDYPIARINEVASRVPHLAKIAPASDYHIEDVHNAGGVSAILNELLKKPGAIHGECITVTGKTIAENVAGREILNKDVIRPLDNPHSEQGGLAVLFGNLAPDGAIVKVGAVDKSVGGRHTGPAICFDSQEEALAGIASGKIKEGHVVVIRYEGPKGGPGMPEMLAPTSQIVGMGLGAKVGLITDGRFSGASRGISIGHISPEAAEGGPIAFVQDGDIIDLDLVNRTITVQISDEELERRRANWKGFEPKVKTGYLARYSKLVTSASTGGVLKI, encoded by the coding sequence ATGGCGAAAAAAATGCGTTCCGACATGATCAAAAAAGGCTTCGACCGGGCCCCGCACCGCAGCTTGCTGCGCGCGGCCGGGGTTAAGGAAGAGGATTTCGACAAACCGTTTATCGCGGTTTGCAACTCGTATATCGATATTATTCCGGGTCACGTCCATCTGCAGGAATTCGGCCGGCTCGTGAAGGAGGCCATCCGCGAGGCGGGCGGCGTTCCGTTCGAGTTCAACACGATCGGCGTCGACGACGGCATCGCGATGGGCCATATCGGCATGCGTTATTCCCTGCCGAGCCGCGAGATTATCGCCGATTCGCTGGAGACGGTCGTCTCCGCGCACTGGTTCGACGGCATGGTCTGCATCCCGAACTGCGATAAAATTACGCCCGGCATGATCATGGGCGCGCTGCGCGTCAACATCCCGACCATATTCGTCAGCGGCGGCCCGATGAAAGCCGGCAAGACGTCCGACGGGCGCTCGATCTCGCTGTCCAGCGTATTCGAGGGCGTAGGCGCGTACCAATCCGGCAAGATCGACGAGAAAGGCCTGGCGGAGCTGGAGCAGTACGGCTGCCCGACCTGCGGTTCCTGTTCCGGCATGTTCACGGCCAACTCGATGAACTGTCTCGCCGAAGCGCTCGGCATCGCCCTGCCGGGCAACGGCACGATCCTGGCGGTCAGCCCCGAGCGCCGCGAGTTCGTGAAGCGCTCCGCGAAGCAACTGATGAAGCTCATCGAGATGGACCTGAAACCGCGCGACATCGTAACGGCCGAAGCGATCGACAACGCCTTCGCGCTCGATATGGCGATGGGCGGTTCGACGAACACCGTCCTGCATACGCTGGCGATCGCGCACGAGGCCGGCATCGATTATCCGATCGCGCGCATCAACGAAGTCGCTTCGCGCGTTCCGCATCTGGCGAAGATCGCGCCCGCTTCCGATTACCATATCGAAGACGTGCATAACGCCGGCGGCGTCTCCGCCATCCTGAACGAGCTGCTGAAGAAGCCGGGCGCAATCCACGGCGAATGCATCACCGTCACGGGCAAGACGATCGCGGAAAACGTCGCCGGCCGCGAAATTTTGAACAAGGATGTCATCCGCCCGCTGGACAATCCGCATAGCGAGCAGGGCGGACTGGCCGTGCTGTTCGGCAACCTGGCTCCGGACGGCGCGATCGTCAAGGTCGGCGCGGTCGACAAATCCGTCGGCGGCCGCCACACGGGCCCGGCGATTTGCTTCGACTCCCAGGAGGAAGCGCTCGCGGGCATCGCCAGCGGCAAGATCAAGGAAGGCCATGTCGTCGTCATCCGCTACGAAGGGCCGAAGGGCGGTCCCGGCATGCCGGAAATGCTCGCCCCGACCTCGCAAATCGTCGGCATGGGATTGGGCGCCAAAGTCGGCTTGATCACCGACGGGCGGTTCTCCGGCGCTTCGCGCGGCATCTCGATCGGCCACATCTCGCCTGAAGCGGCCGAAGGCGGCCCGATCGCGTTCGTCCAGGACGGCGATATCATCGACCTCGACCTGGTGAACCGGACGATCACGGTTCAGATCAGCGACGAAGAGCTGGAGCGCCGCCGCGCGAACTGGAAAGGGTTCGAGCCGAAAGTCAAAACGGGTTATCTGGCGCGTTACTCCAAGCTGGTCACCTCCGCAAGCACGGGCGGCGTCCTGAAAATCTGA
- a CDS encoding ABC transporter permease produces the protein MRSWPIAAMLIRRSIGSRRGLLVNLLVPAAVLGLVVGLFGASENNPAVIAVHNADQGLLGSYIADSLSRDGKYDLRAAEADSDADAAESLRQAVRNGEADAAVYVPADFTERLLAGERPQALVYRQSEQLWNAALLAALQSEAARLDSVVNLVRERHGAPKAEDLAPLLAQMSVERVSAREADLKLGLVVSNPTVIGVMLMFVMLLANQTIVYVLEDRIHRTMARMYAAPVRSADIAAGNFVGSMLVGAMQLVIGLIVMRYVFGYTVGGVPFVSLLLVAACFLFGAVGLASALAGLVRNTNQLGQLNTLAVTLTCMLGGCFWPLSITPEFMQKLANLTPQKWALDAIDRLSSGAGLPDIALHLAILLLFGAVSLAFGAASLQPGRSAA, from the coding sequence ATGCGTAGCTGGCCGATCGCCGCCATGCTGATCCGAAGATCGATCGGCAGCCGCCGCGGCTTGCTGGTCAACCTGCTTGTACCTGCGGCTGTGCTGGGTCTCGTCGTCGGATTATTCGGGGCTTCCGAAAACAATCCGGCCGTGATCGCCGTGCACAATGCCGACCAAGGACTTCTCGGCTCCTATATCGCCGATTCGCTGTCCAGAGACGGGAAATACGATCTCCGCGCCGCCGAAGCCGACAGCGATGCCGATGCCGCCGAATCGCTGCGACAGGCCGTTCGGAACGGCGAGGCGGATGCGGCCGTGTACGTGCCCGCGGACTTCACGGAACGGCTCCTGGCGGGAGAACGGCCGCAGGCCCTCGTCTACCGGCAAAGCGAGCAGCTCTGGAACGCGGCGCTTCTCGCCGCGCTGCAAAGCGAAGCCGCCCGCCTGGACAGCGTGGTCAACCTCGTCCGCGAACGGCACGGCGCGCCGAAAGCGGAGGATTTGGCCCCCCTGCTGGCCCAGATGTCCGTCGAGCGCGTATCGGCGCGAGAAGCCGATCTGAAGCTCGGTCTCGTCGTATCCAACCCGACGGTCATCGGCGTGATGCTGATGTTCGTCATGCTGCTCGCCAACCAGACGATCGTCTACGTGCTGGAAGACCGGATTCACCGGACGATGGCGCGGATGTACGCGGCTCCGGTCCGGTCCGCCGATATCGCCGCCGGCAACTTCGTCGGCAGCATGCTGGTCGGCGCGATGCAGCTCGTGATCGGATTGATCGTCATGCGTTATGTGTTCGGCTATACGGTCGGGGGCGTGCCGTTCGTCTCGCTGCTGCTGGTGGCGGCATGCTTCCTGTTCGGAGCGGTCGGCCTTGCCTCCGCCTTGGCCGGGCTCGTGCGCAACACGAACCAGCTCGGACAGCTCAATACGTTGGCCGTGACCCTGACCTGCATGCTCGGAGGCTGCTTCTGGCCGCTCTCCATTACGCCCGAATTCATGCAGAAGCTGGCTAACCTCACGCCGCAAAAATGGGCGCTGGACGCGATCGACCGGCTCTCTTCGGGCGCCGGCCTGCCGGACATCGCGCTGCACCTCGCCATCCTGCTGCTGTTCGGCGCCGTGTCGCTCGCCTTCGGAGCCGCGTCGCTGCAGCCGGGCCGCTCGGCCGCGTGA
- the sdaAB gene encoding L-serine ammonia-lyase, iron-sulfur-dependent subunit beta, translating to MRFKDVFSIIGPSMVGPSSSHTAGAVRLGRVARKMFGANLPEQAELILYGSFADTYKGHGTDLALVGGLLDFDTDDPRIRDSLRIAEQAGMSVIFATASQPAGHPNTVTIRLRGGGQPEQSMTGASIGGGNVQISQVNGFDVRFTAMYPTLLVYHRDRKGMVADISRLLSAGNVNIGHMDVDRKSRSGDALTVVETDEAPTPDMLADLERLPDVTRVSFVNLRNG from the coding sequence GTGCGCTTTAAAGACGTGTTCTCGATTATAGGGCCCAGCATGGTCGGGCCCTCCAGCTCCCATACCGCGGGAGCGGTCCGGCTCGGCCGGGTGGCCAGAAAAATGTTCGGCGCCAACCTGCCGGAACAGGCCGAGCTGATCCTGTACGGATCGTTCGCCGACACCTACAAAGGACACGGGACCGACCTCGCGCTGGTCGGCGGCCTGCTCGATTTCGACACGGACGATCCGCGTATCCGCGATTCGCTCCGGATTGCCGAGCAGGCAGGCATGTCCGTCATTTTTGCGACGGCGTCCCAGCCTGCCGGGCATCCGAACACGGTGACGATCCGGCTGCGGGGAGGCGGACAGCCGGAGCAATCGATGACGGGAGCTTCGATCGGCGGCGGCAACGTCCAGATCTCGCAGGTGAACGGCTTCGACGTCCGGTTCACCGCGATGTATCCGACGCTGCTTGTTTATCACCGGGATCGCAAAGGCATGGTCGCCGATATATCGCGGCTGCTCAGCGCGGGCAACGTCAATATCGGGCATATGGACGTCGACCGCAAATCGCGCAGCGGCGATGCGTTAACCGTCGTCGAAACGGACGAAGCGCCGACCCCGGATATGCTGGCGGATCTGGAGAGGCTGCCCGACGTAACGCGCGTCAGCTTCGTCAATCTCCGAAACGGGTGA
- the sdaAA gene encoding L-serine ammonia-lyase, iron-sulfur-dependent, subunit alpha yields the protein MRFTTLEQLAQLSETEGLTIGELMLKEQAAESGRPEHEVFRQMADYYGVMKEAVRRGLEEDTRSRSGLTGGDARRVMAHAESSDSNLGYVAERAMAYALAVSEVNASMGRIVATPTAGSCGIIPGVFVSSQERFGWSDETMTYGLFAAGAIGYVIANNSFISGAEGGCQAEVGSAIGMAAGALTELRGGSPWQALHAVGLALKNSLGLICDPVGGLVEIPCIVRNGFGAVTALAAADMALAGVRSVIPSDEVVQVMLEVGSAMPEKHRETAKGGLAQTPTGKRIMQQLYGKGERSAGAVKTVNSEGEAEA from the coding sequence ATGCGATTCACGACATTAGAGCAGTTGGCGCAGCTCAGCGAGACCGAAGGCTTGACGATCGGCGAGCTGATGCTGAAGGAGCAGGCGGCGGAATCCGGCCGGCCCGAGCATGAGGTGTTCCGCCAGATGGCGGACTATTACGGCGTCATGAAGGAAGCGGTCAGGCGGGGGCTCGAAGAGGACACCCGCTCGCGCAGCGGATTGACGGGGGGCGACGCCCGGCGGGTGATGGCGCACGCCGAGTCCAGCGACTCCAACCTCGGCTATGTGGCCGAACGCGCGATGGCATACGCGCTCGCCGTATCCGAGGTGAACGCCTCGATGGGGCGGATCGTGGCGACCCCGACCGCGGGCTCGTGCGGCATTATCCCGGGCGTGTTCGTCAGCTCGCAGGAGCGGTTCGGCTGGAGCGACGAGACGATGACGTACGGCCTGTTCGCCGCGGGCGCCATCGGCTACGTCATCGCGAACAATTCGTTTATATCCGGGGCCGAAGGCGGATGCCAGGCGGAGGTCGGTTCGGCGATCGGCATGGCGGCCGGAGCGCTGACCGAGCTGCGCGGCGGCTCGCCGTGGCAGGCGCTGCACGCGGTCGGGCTCGCGCTCAAAAACTCGCTGGGGCTTATCTGCGACCCGGTCGGCGGCCTCGTCGAAATCCCCTGCATCGTCCGCAACGGCTTCGGCGCGGTGACGGCGCTCGCGGCCGCGGATATGGCGCTGGCCGGCGTGCGCAGCGTCATTCCTTCCGACGAGGTGGTGCAGGTGATGCTGGAGGTCGGTTCCGCCATGCCGGAAAAGCACCGCGAGACGGCCAAAGGCGGCCTGGCCCAGACGCCGACCGGCAAGCGCATCATGCAGCAGTTGTACGGCAAGGGCGAGCGGAGCGCAGGAGCGGTGAAAACGGTCAATAGCGAAGGGGAGGCGGAAGCATGA
- a CDS encoding ABC transporter permease: MYAWLTITGCELLKTARSRTVLVMLFGLPLLLIYILGQVFGSVTSAPARVAVYVEDNGPLRGQIESFWNREDLRAYVRPVWRTSAREVELEVKEGTADYGVVVPAGFSDRVASGGKAEWLAYPGRHEDRNIAARAVASRFLSELNVRLAAIAAYGPEAGPLPSAEADEDIPLVAAVLADAPPGDDALFKGLSAMQYYSAAYLIMFLLFSGMSAGIELLRSRQDGTLSRLYATPHPLPVVIGGWIGSSLALAIVQSAFIVTVTSFAFGVDWGGKFGWIALVCLLTAVASIGLALIVASFARTIQSMQTVYNILTFAMTFVSGGMVVGMGGVIEKLGHWTVNHWANEALRGIMNGETASLGTNVGILSLIAAGLAALTAIRMRKVVDLHA, encoded by the coding sequence ATGTACGCATGGTTGACGATAACCGGCTGCGAACTGCTGAAGACGGCCCGCAGCCGTACGGTTCTGGTCATGTTGTTCGGGTTGCCGCTGCTCCTCATCTATATTCTCGGGCAAGTGTTCGGCAGCGTGACTTCCGCCCCGGCGCGCGTTGCCGTTTATGTGGAAGACAACGGTCCGCTGCGCGGGCAGATCGAATCGTTTTGGAACCGGGAGGATCTGCGGGCTTACGTCCGGCCCGTCTGGCGGACTTCCGCCCGCGAGGTGGAGCTCGAAGTCAAGGAGGGCACCGCCGATTACGGCGTCGTCGTCCCGGCGGGATTCTCCGATCGGGTCGCGTCCGGCGGCAAAGCCGAGTGGCTGGCCTATCCGGGCCGGCACGAAGACCGCAACATCGCCGCAAGGGCGGTGGCTTCCCGGTTCCTGTCGGAATTAAACGTCAGGCTCGCCGCCATCGCCGCTTACGGGCCGGAAGCCGGGCCGCTCCCCTCGGCCGAAGCGGATGAAGATATCCCGCTGGTCGCCGCCGTCCTGGCCGACGCGCCCCCCGGAGACGATGCCTTGTTCAAAGGATTGTCCGCCATGCAATATTACTCGGCGGCGTACCTGATCATGTTTTTGCTGTTCAGCGGCATGTCCGCAGGCATCGAGCTGCTGCGAAGCCGGCAGGACGGCACGTTGAGCCGTCTGTACGCGACTCCGCATCCGCTGCCTGTCGTGATCGGCGGATGGATCGGCAGCTCGCTCGCGCTCGCCATCGTCCAGTCCGCTTTTATCGTCACCGTCACCTCGTTCGCCTTCGGCGTGGACTGGGGCGGAAAGTTCGGCTGGATCGCTCTCGTCTGCCTGCTGACGGCGGTCGCATCGATCGGCCTGGCGCTAATCGTCGCTTCGTTTGCGCGGACGATCCAATCGATGCAGACGGTGTACAACATCCTTACGTTCGCCATGACCTTCGTCAGCGGCGGCATGGTTGTGGGCATGGGCGGCGTCATCGAGAAATTAGGACATTGGACCGTCAACCATTGGGCGAACGAAGCTCTCCGAGGCATCATGAACGGAGAGACCGCCTCGTTGGGAACCAATGTCGGCATCCTGTCGCTGATCGCCGCGGGTCTTGCCGCCTTGACCGCCATCCGAATGAGAAAGGTAGTTGATTTGCATGCGTAG